From a single Clostridium isatidis genomic region:
- the tuf gene encoding elongation factor Tu — MAKSKFERSKPHVNIGTIGHVDHGKTTLTAAITTVLSKKGYAEAFDYASIDKAPEEKERGITINTAHVEYQTDNRHYAHVDCPGHADYVKNMITGAAQMDGAILVVSAADGPMPQTREHILLASRVGVDYIVVFLNKADMVDDEELLELVEMEVRELLSEYNFPGDDIPIIKGSALRALENPTDPEATACILELMDAVDSYIPTPERATDKPFLMPVEDVFTITGRGTVATGRVESGILKLSDEVEIVGLKEESRKTVVTGIEMFRKLLDEAQAGDNVGVLLRGIQRTDIERGQVLAKPGSVKPHQKFIGQVYVLKKEEGGRHTPFFDGYRPQFYFRTTDVTGTIKLPDGMEMVMPGDHIDMNVELITPVAMDEGLRFAIREGGRTVGSGVVTKIVE, encoded by the coding sequence ATGGCAAAGTCAAAATTCGAAAGAAGTAAACCACACGTAAATATTGGTACAATTGGTCACGTAGACCACGGTAAGACAACATTAACAGCTGCAATAACAACTGTTTTATCAAAAAAAGGATATGCAGAAGCATTTGATTATGCATCAATCGATAAAGCACCAGAAGAAAAAGAAAGAGGAATCACAATAAATACAGCTCACGTAGAATATCAAACAGACAACAGACACTATGCACACGTTGACTGTCCAGGACACGCTGACTACGTTAAGAACATGATTACTGGAGCTGCACAAATGGACGGAGCAATTCTAGTTGTATCAGCAGCAGACGGTCCAATGCCACAAACAAGAGAACACATACTACTAGCATCAAGAGTTGGTGTTGATTACATAGTAGTATTCTTAAATAAGGCAGATATGGTAGACGACGAAGAATTATTAGAATTAGTTGAAATGGAAGTTAGAGAATTATTAAGCGAATACAACTTCCCAGGAGACGATATTCCAATAATTAAGGGATCAGCTTTAAGAGCATTAGAAAACCCAACTGATCCAGAAGCAACAGCTTGTATTCTAGAACTTATGGATGCAGTAGATAGCTACATCCCAACTCCAGAAAGAGCAACAGATAAGCCATTCTTAATGCCAGTAGAAGACGTATTTACAATCACTGGTAGAGGAACAGTTGCAACAGGAAGAGTTGAAAGCGGAATTCTTAAGCTAAGCGACGAAGTTGAAATAGTAGGATTAAAAGAAGAAAGCAGAAAGACAGTAGTAACAGGAATAGAAATGTTCAGAAAGTTACTAGATGAAGCTCAAGCAGGAGATAACGTAGGGGTTCTATTAAGAGGTATCCAAAGAACTGATATCGAAAGAGGTCAAGTATTAGCAAAACCAGGTTCAGTAAAACCTCATCAAAAATTCATAGGTCAAGTATACGTACTTAAGAAAGAAGAAGGTGGAAGACATACTCCATTCTTTGACGGATACAGACCACAATTCTACTTCAGAACAACAGACGTTACTGGAACAATCAAATTACCAGACGGAATGGAAATGGTTATGCCAGGAGACCACATTGATATGAACGTTGAATTAATCACTCCAGTTGCAATGGATGAAGGATTAAGATTCGCTATCAGAGAAGGTGGAAGAACTGTAGGTTCAGGAGTTGTTACTAAGATAGTTGAGTAA
- the rpoB gene encoding DNA-directed RNA polymerase subunit beta: MVHPVQNGKRTRMSFGKVKDATEMPNLIEVQLDSYQWFLDEGLYEVFDDINPISNFTGNLVLEFVDYKLDMDSIKYSVEECKERDATYAAPLKVSVRLQNKETGEIKEQEVFMGDFPLMTEQGTFIINGAERVIVSQLVRSPGVYYNYNVDKSGEKLFSSTVIPNRGAWLEYETDSNGVIYVRIDKTRKLPITILARAMGYGSDQELLGFFGEEERLKATIEKDNTKTREEALLEIYKRLRPGEPPTVDSAVSLIDSIFFDPKRYDLSRVGRYKFNKKLALNIRLVNQIAATDIVNPETGEIIVEKGQKINRVKAEEIQNVGINSVDVLVEDKVVRVIGNHFVDINKVVPFDISDLNIKEMVHYPTLKEILENYDDESTIKEEIKKNIINLIPKHIIKDDIYATISYELGLRYGIGYVDDIDHLGNRRIRSVGELLQNQFRIGLSRMERVVKERMTIQDQEAITPQMLINIRPVSAAIKEFFGSSQLSQFMDQINPLSELTHKRRLSALGPGGLSRERAGFEVRDVHYSHYGRMCPIETPEGPNIGLINSLSTFARVNEYGFIETPYRIVDKETGVVTDEIRYFTADEEDLYYVAQAQEPLDENGRFIDKRVTVRYLDEVLVVNSEEVDLVDVSPRQIVSVATAMIPFLENDDASRALMGSNMQRQAVPLLKPEAPIVGTGIEYKAAYDSGVLRKAKNAGKVVYVSANEIRIRRDSDGGIDTYKLLKFKRSNQGTCINQRPIVEKGDIVFKNQVIADGPSTDLGEISLGKNIRMGFITWEGYNYEDAMLISEELVRDDVFTSIHIEEYECEARDTKLGPEEITRDIPNVSEDALKDIDDRGIIRIGAEVRSGDILVGKVTPKGETELTAEERLLRAIFGEKAREVRDTSLRVPHGEAGIIVDVKIFTRENGDELNPGVNELVRCYIAQKRKISVGDKMAGRHGNKGVISRILPEEDMPFLPDGRPLQICLNPLGVPSRMNIGQVLEVHLGWAASKLGWHVATPVFDGATYEDIQECLEKAGYQANGKTILYDGRTGEPFDNEVTVGIMYILKLAHLVDDKIHARSTGPYSLVTQQPLGGKAQFGGQRFGEMEVWALEAYGAAHTLQEILTVKSDDIVGRVKTYEAIVKGENIPEPGVPESFKVLIKELQALCLDVKVLNEENEEVKLKEFIDTDVEDLDVNIEGTEDVTTDNVEIDDSYKLSEDETLEDDSDFDDSLLEGFHAEGLGFDDFVNDED; encoded by the coding sequence ATGGTACATCCTGTCCAAAATGGAAAAAGAACTAGAATGAGTTTTGGTAAGGTTAAAGATGCGACCGAAATGCCAAATCTTATTGAAGTACAATTAGATTCGTATCAGTGGTTTTTAGATGAGGGGCTTTATGAAGTTTTTGATGACATAAATCCGATTTCAAATTTCACTGGGAATCTTGTACTAGAATTTGTTGATTACAAACTTGATATGGATAGTATTAAGTATTCAGTGGAGGAGTGTAAGGAAAGAGATGCTACTTATGCTGCGCCACTAAAAGTTTCTGTAAGACTACAAAATAAAGAAACTGGTGAAATTAAAGAACAAGAAGTATTTATGGGAGATTTCCCTCTAATGACTGAACAAGGAACTTTCATCATTAATGGTGCTGAAAGAGTAATAGTAAGTCAGTTAGTAAGATCTCCTGGAGTTTATTACAATTATAATGTTGATAAAAGTGGTGAAAAGCTATTTTCATCAACAGTAATACCAAATAGAGGTGCTTGGTTAGAATATGAAACAGATTCTAACGGTGTTATCTATGTAAGAATAGATAAGACAAGAAAGCTTCCTATTACTATATTAGCTAGAGCTATGGGATATGGAAGTGACCAAGAATTATTAGGATTCTTTGGGGAAGAAGAAAGATTAAAGGCTACAATAGAAAAGGATAATACAAAGACTAGAGAAGAAGCCTTATTAGAAATATATAAGAGATTAAGACCGGGCGAACCACCAACAGTGGATAGTGCTGTTTCTCTTATAGATTCCATATTTTTTGATCCAAAAAGATATGATTTATCAAGGGTTGGTAGATATAAGTTCAACAAAAAACTAGCTTTAAATATTAGACTAGTTAATCAAATTGCAGCAACTGATATTGTTAACCCAGAAACAGGAGAAATCATAGTAGAAAAAGGTCAAAAAATTAATAGAGTAAAAGCAGAAGAAATACAAAATGTAGGTATTAATTCTGTTGATGTATTAGTTGAAGACAAGGTGGTAAGAGTAATTGGTAACCACTTTGTGGATATTAATAAGGTTGTACCATTTGATATAAGTGATTTAAACATAAAGGAAATGGTTCATTACCCAACTTTAAAAGAAATACTAGAAAATTATGACGATGAATCTACTATAAAGGAAGAGATTAAAAAGAATATAATTAATCTTATTCCAAAACATATTATAAAAGATGATATATATGCAACTATAAGCTATGAATTAGGCTTACGTTATGGTATTGGATATGTTGATGATATCGATCATCTAGGAAATAGAAGAATTAGATCTGTTGGAGAATTATTACAAAATCAATTCAGAATTGGTCTTTCAAGAATGGAAAGAGTAGTTAAGGAAAGAATGACAATTCAAGATCAAGAAGCAATAACTCCTCAGATGTTAATAAATATAAGACCTGTATCAGCTGCTATCAAAGAATTCTTCGGTAGTTCCCAATTATCACAATTCATGGATCAAATCAATCCATTATCAGAATTAACACATAAAAGAAGATTATCAGCTTTAGGACCTGGTGGGCTTTCAAGAGAAAGAGCAGGTTTTGAAGTTAGAGACGTTCACTATTCACACTATGGTAGAATGTGTCCTATAGAAACTCCAGAAGGACCAAATATAGGGCTTATAAACTCATTATCTACCTTTGCAAGAGTAAATGAGTATGGATTTATAGAAACACCATATAGAATTGTTGATAAAGAAACAGGTGTTGTTACTGATGAAATTAGATACTTTACAGCTGACGAAGAGGACTTATATTATGTAGCACAAGCTCAAGAACCTCTTGACGAAAATGGAAGATTTATAGATAAGAGAGTAACTGTTAGATACTTAGATGAAGTATTAGTAGTAAATTCTGAAGAAGTAGATTTAGTAGACGTATCTCCAAGACAAATTGTTTCTGTAGCAACTGCAATGATTCCTTTCCTTGAAAATGATGATGCTTCCAGAGCACTTATGGGATCAAACATGCAACGTCAAGCAGTTCCATTATTGAAGCCTGAAGCACCAATAGTAGGAACAGGAATAGAGTACAAGGCGGCTTACGATTCAGGAGTACTTCGTAAGGCTAAAAATGCTGGTAAGGTTGTATATGTAAGTGCTAATGAAATTAGAATAAGAAGAGATTCAGATGGCGGAATAGATACTTATAAATTGTTAAAATTTAAGAGAAGTAACCAAGGAACATGTATAAATCAAAGACCTATCGTTGAAAAAGGTGATATAGTATTCAAAAATCAAGTGATTGCAGATGGTCCTTCTACAGATTTAGGAGAAATATCACTAGGTAAAAATATCAGAATGGGCTTTATAACATGGGAAGGTTATAACTACGAAGATGCTATGCTGATATCTGAAGAATTAGTAAGAGATGACGTATTTACTTCAATTCACATAGAAGAATATGAATGTGAAGCAAGAGATACAAAATTAGGACCTGAAGAAATTACAAGGGATATTCCAAATGTAAGTGAAGATGCATTAAAAGATATAGATGATAGAGGAATAATAAGAATTGGTGCTGAAGTTAGATCAGGTGACATTCTTGTAGGTAAAGTAACTCCTAAGGGAGAAACTGAATTAACTGCAGAAGAAAGACTACTAAGAGCTATATTTGGAGAAAAAGCAAGAGAAGTAAGAGATACATCTTTAAGAGTTCCGCATGGAGAAGCAGGTATAATAGTAGATGTTAAGATATTTACTAGAGAAAATGGTGATGAATTAAACCCGGGAGTAAATGAATTAGTTAGATGCTATATTGCTCAAAAGAGAAAGATTTCCGTTGGTGATAAGATGGCGGGACGTCACGGAAACAAAGGGGTTATTTCAAGAATATTACCAGAAGAAGATATGCCTTTCTTACCAGATGGAAGACCGCTGCAAATATGCTTAAACCCATTAGGGGTTCCATCTCGTATGAATATAGGTCAAGTACTTGAAGTTCATTTAGGATGGGCTGCTAGTAAATTAGGCTGGCATGTTGCTACTCCTGTATTTGATGGAGCAACTTATGAAGATATACAAGAATGTTTAGAAAAAGCTGGATATCAAGCAAATGGTAAAACTATTCTATATGATGGTAGAACAGGAGAGCCATTTGATAATGAAGTAACTGTTGGTATAATGTATATCTTAAAGCTAGCTCACTTAGTTGATGATAAGATTCACGCAAGATCAACAGGACCATATTCATTAGTTACTCAACAACCACTAGGTGGTAAGGCACAATTTGGTGGTCAAAGATTCGGGGAAATGGAAGTTTGGGCTCTAGAAGCATATGGTGCAGCACACACACTACAAGAAATTTTAACTGTTAAGTCAGATGATATTGTAGGTAGAGTGAAGACCTATGAAGCTATTGTTAAGGGAGAAAATATCCCAGAACCAGGAGTTCCAGAATCCTTTAAGGTATTAATAAAAGAACTTCAAGCTTTATGCTTAGATGTTAAAGTTCTAAATGAAGAAAATGAAGAAGTAAAACTTAAAGAGTTTATTGATACAGATGTAGAAGATTTAGATGTTAACATAGAAGGTACAGAAGATGTTACTACAGATAATGTAGAGATTGATGATAGTTATAAATTATCAGAAGATGAAACATTAGAGGACGACAGCGATTTTGATGATTCCTTATTAGAGGGATTTCATGCGGAAGGTCTAGGATTTGATGATTTTGTAAATGATGAAGACTAA
- the secE gene encoding preprotein translocase subunit SecE, translated as MAVKENVNLTKNTPNKGGIFKFFREVKAEVNRITWPSKNETKKALIAVGVYILIYLILVGGLDYIFQNLFEWILRLK; from the coding sequence ATGGCTGTTAAGGAAAATGTAAATTTAACTAAAAATACACCGAATAAAGGTGGAATATTTAAGTTTTTTAGAGAGGTTAAGGCAGAAGTTAACAGAATAACTTGGCCTTCTAAAAATGAAACTAAAAAAGCGTTAATTGCAGTTGGCGTATACATACTAATATATCTTATATTAGTAGGCGGGTTAGATTATATTTTTCAAAACCTCTTTGAATGGATTCTTAGATTAAAGTAA
- the nusG gene encoding transcription termination/antitermination protein NusG gives MSEKARWYVVHTYSGYENKVKANLEKTIENRNLQNLLQDIQVPMEEVIEEKDGKQKITLKKKFPGYVLVKMLMTDESWYVVRNTRGVTGFVGPASKPVPLTDEEVESMGVKEAPVEIDLEVGESIRVISGPLREFIATIQEINLEKRKIKVLIDMFGRETLAELDFTQVEKLV, from the coding sequence ATGAGCGAAAAAGCAAGATGGTATGTTGTACACACATACTCAGGCTATGAAAACAAAGTTAAAGCAAATCTTGAAAAGACCATTGAAAATAGAAATCTTCAAAACTTACTTCAGGATATACAAGTTCCTATGGAAGAAGTTATAGAAGAAAAAGATGGAAAGCAAAAGATTACTTTAAAAAAGAAGTTTCCTGGATATGTGTTAGTAAAAATGCTAATGACAGATGAATCATGGTATGTGGTTAGAAACACAAGGGGTGTAACAGGTTTTGTTGGCCCAGCTTCTAAACCAGTTCCTCTTACCGATGAAGAAGTTGAATCTATGGGAGTTAAAGAAGCTCCTGTTGAGATTGATTTAGAGGTAGGGGAATCAATAAGAGTTATCTCAGGACCGTTAAGAGAGTTTATTGCAACGATTCAAGAGATAAATTTAGAAAAACGTAAGATAAAGGTATTAATTGATATGTTTGGCAGAGAAACTCTTGCTGAACTTGATTTTACACAAGTTGAAAAATTAGTTTAA
- the rplJ gene encoding 50S ribosomal protein L10, whose product MNNNRRIKEAKVAEIKEKLQNSKSIVLADYQGLTVEEDTNLRKTLREAGVEYKVYKNTLVLLAAKELGIEGLEQYLEGPVSIAFGYEDATAPARVLHTFAKDHKKLELKAGVVEGTLYNKEEIEKIATIPSKEVLIAKLLGSFKAPLSNLAYLLNAIKEKKESESAE is encoded by the coding sequence ATGAATAATAACAGAAGAATTAAAGAAGCTAAAGTAGCTGAAATCAAAGAAAAGTTACAAAACTCAAAAAGTATTGTTTTAGCTGATTACCAAGGTTTAACTGTTGAAGAAGACACAAACCTAAGAAAAACATTAAGAGAAGCTGGTGTTGAATACAAGGTTTATAAAAATACTTTAGTATTACTAGCAGCTAAAGAATTAGGTATTGAAGGTCTAGAACAATATTTAGAAGGACCTGTTTCTATAGCATTTGGATATGAAGATGCTACTGCTCCTGCAAGAGTATTACATACATTTGCTAAGGATCACAAGAAATTAGAATTAAAAGCTGGTGTTGTGGAAGGAACTTTATATAATAAAGAAGAAATTGAAAAAATCGCTACAATACCATCAAAAGAAGTTCTTATCGCAAAACTTCTTGGAAGCTTCAAAGCTCCATTATCAAACCTTGCATATTTATTAAATGCAATTAAAGAAAAGAAAGAATCAGAATCAGCTGAATAA
- a CDS encoding NYN domain-containing protein has translation MRIIFVDGYNVINSWPNLKKEKKYSFEGARQTLIDILHNYSVYEECKIVIVFDAHMVAGSIEKKEEIYKNVSVVFTKDGETADSYIEREVHNIGRKFEVYVVTSDWLQQQIIFQRGAVRISSIEFYNEVLKTQNKITSAKGSSESNVKNNLSDNLEEDIFKKFEAWRRGK, from the coding sequence GTGAGAATTATATTTGTTGATGGTTATAACGTAATAAATAGTTGGCCGAATTTAAAAAAAGAAAAGAAATATAGCTTTGAGGGAGCAAGGCAAACTCTTATAGATATATTACATAACTATTCTGTATATGAAGAATGTAAAATAGTAATAGTTTTTGATGCCCATATGGTAGCTGGAAGCATTGAAAAAAAAGAAGAGATATATAAGAATGTCAGCGTAGTATTTACAAAGGATGGAGAAACAGCAGACTCATATATAGAAAGGGAAGTACATAATATTGGGAGAAAGTTTGAGGTATACGTAGTTACTTCGGATTGGCTTCAGCAGCAGATAATTTTTCAAAGAGGAGCTGTAAGAATATCATCTATAGAATTTTATAATGAAGTTTTAAAAACACAAAATAAAATTACTAGTGCAAAAGGCAGTTCTGAAAGCAATGTGAAAAATAATTTAAGTGATAATTTAGAGGAAGATATATTTAAAAAATTTGAAGCTTGGAGAAGAGGTAAATAA
- the rplK gene encoding 50S ribosomal protein L11 yields the protein MAKKVTGIIKLQLPAGKATPAPPVGPALGQHGVNIMGFCKEYNAKTANQAGLTIPVVITVYQDRSFSFVLKTPPAAVLIKKELGIESGSGVPNKNKVGKLTKDQVRKIAELKMPDLNAASIESAMSMVIGTAKSMGVTVEE from the coding sequence ATGGCTAAGAAAGTAACAGGAATAATTAAACTTCAACTTCCTGCAGGTAAGGCAACACCAGCACCACCAGTAGGACCAGCATTAGGTCAACATGGTGTTAACATTATGGGATTCTGTAAGGAGTATAATGCAAAAACTGCAAACCAAGCTGGATTAACAATTCCAGTTGTAATTACAGTTTACCAAGATAGATCTTTTAGTTTCGTACTAAAAACTCCACCAGCTGCAGTACTAATTAAGAAAGAATTAGGTATCGAAAGTGGTTCAGGAGTACCAAACAAGAATAAAGTTGGTAAGTTAACAAAAGATCAAGTTAGAAAAATTGCTGAGTTAAAGATGCCTGACTTAAATGCGGCTTCAATAGAAAGTGCTATGAGCATGGTAATTGGAACTGCTAAGAGTATGGGAGTAACAGTAGAAGAGTAA
- the rplA gene encoding 50S ribosomal protein L1: MGKNYIESAKLIDKSALYEPKQALELAVKTAKAKFDETIELHVRLGVDPRHADQQVRGAVVLPNGTGKTVRVLVFAKGAKVAEAEAAGADFVGGEELVQKIQTENWFDYDVVVATPDMMGVVGRIGRILGPKGLMPNPKSGTVTFDVAKAIADIKAGKVEYRVDKTAIVHCPIGKKSFGVEKLHENFHTLMDALLKAKPAAAKGQYVKSVSVSSTMGPGAKVNPQKVLD; encoded by the coding sequence ATGGGAAAAAATTATATTGAAAGCGCAAAGTTAATTGACAAAAGTGCATTATATGAACCAAAACAAGCTTTAGAATTAGCTGTTAAAACTGCTAAAGCTAAGTTTGATGAAACAATAGAACTACATGTAAGATTAGGGGTTGACCCAAGACATGCAGATCAACAAGTAAGAGGAGCAGTTGTTCTTCCAAACGGAACAGGAAAAACTGTAAGAGTTTTAGTTTTTGCTAAAGGAGCTAAAGTTGCTGAAGCTGAAGCTGCTGGAGCAGATTTCGTTGGAGGAGAAGAATTAGTTCAAAAGATTCAAACAGAAAACTGGTTCGATTATGATGTAGTAGTTGCTACACCAGATATGATGGGTGTTGTTGGTAGAATAGGTAGAATTTTAGGACCTAAAGGATTAATGCCAAACCCAAAATCAGGAACTGTAACATTTGATGTTGCTAAAGCAATAGCAGATATTAAAGCAGGTAAGGTTGAATATAGAGTTGATAAAACTGCTATAGTTCACTGTCCAATCGGAAAGAAATCATTTGGAGTTGAAAAACTACATGAAAACTTCCACACTTTAATGGATGCTTTATTAAAGGCTAAGCCAGCAGCTGCTAAGGGACAATACGTTAAGTCTGTATCAGTTTCTAGCACAATGGGACCTGGAGCTAAAGTAAATCCACAAAAAGTTTTAGATTAG
- the sigH gene encoding RNA polymerase sporulation sigma factor SigH: MGYKKRKLGLFSEFENKTDEEVVIEAKTGNTRAQEFLISKYENFVKAKSKSYFLIGADKEDIYQEGMIGLYKAIRDFNPDKLTSFKAFAELCITRQIITAIKTATRQKHIPLNTYVSLNKPIYEEESDRTLIDVLSELKITDPEELIIGKEQIKHIENEMSKVLSDLEMEVLQSYLDGKSYQEIASDLDRQAKSIDNALQRVKRKLEKCLYSGK; this comes from the coding sequence TTGGGATATAAAAAAAGGAAACTTGGTTTATTTTCAGAATTTGAAAATAAAACTGATGAAGAAGTTGTTATAGAAGCTAAAACAGGAAATACTAGAGCACAGGAGTTTTTGATTTCTAAATATGAAAACTTCGTAAAGGCAAAATCAAAATCTTATTTTTTAATTGGAGCAGATAAAGAAGATATATATCAAGAAGGCATGATAGGTTTATACAAAGCAATACGAGATTTTAATCCTGATAAGTTAACAAGTTTTAAAGCTTTTGCAGAACTTTGCATAACAAGGCAGATAATAACTGCTATAAAAACAGCTACAAGACAAAAACATATTCCGTTAAATACTTACGTATCACTTAATAAACCTATTTACGAAGAAGAATCTGACAGAACTCTAATAGATGTGCTTTCAGAATTAAAAATTACGGATCCTGAGGAACTTATAATTGGAAAAGAACAGATTAAGCATATAGAAAATGAAATGAGTAAGGTCTTATCAGATTTAGAAATGGAAGTATTACAATCTTATCTGGATGGAAAATCCTATCAAGAAATTGCAAGTGATTTAGACAGACAGGCTAAATCTATAGATAATGCTTTACAAAGAGTTAAAAGAAAGCTTGAAAAGTGTCTTTATTCAGGGAAATAA
- the rpmG gene encoding 50S ribosomal protein L33: protein MRVKVTLACTECKQRNYNSMKNKKNNPDRLEMHKYCKFCKKHTLHKETK from the coding sequence GTGAGAGTGAAAGTGACTTTAGCATGCACAGAGTGTAAGCAAAGAAATTATAATTCAATGAAGAACAAAAAAAATAATCCAGACAGATTAGAAATGCATAAATACTGCAAGTTCTGTAAAAAGCATACACTTCATAAAGAAACAAAATAA
- the rplL gene encoding 50S ribosomal protein L7/L12 yields the protein MTREDIIQAIKEMTVLELNELVKACEEEFGVSAAAPVAVAGGAVAGAAAAEEKSEFDVVLANAGANKIKVIKVVRELTGLGLKEAKEIVDGAPKTIKEGVSKEEAEEMKAKLAEVGAEVELK from the coding sequence ATGACAAGAGAAGATATAATTCAAGCTATAAAAGAAATGACTGTTTTAGAATTAAACGAGCTAGTTAAAGCTTGTGAAGAAGAGTTTGGTGTAAGCGCAGCTGCTCCAGTAGCAGTAGCAGGTGGTGCAGTAGCAGGTGCTGCAGCAGCAGAAGAAAAATCAGAATTTGATGTTGTATTAGCTAACGCTGGTGCTAACAAGATTAAGGTAATCAAAGTAGTTAGAGAATTAACTGGATTAGGATTAAAGGAAGCTAAAGAAATAGTTGACGGAGCTCCTAAGACAATTAAAGAAGGAGTTTCTAAAGAAGAAGCTGAAGAAATGAAAGCTAAACTTGCTGAAGTTGGAGCTGAAGTAGAACTTAAGTAA